From a single Miscanthus floridulus cultivar M001 chromosome 8, ASM1932011v1, whole genome shotgun sequence genomic region:
- the LOC136474490 gene encoding vacuolar iron transporter homolog 2-like — translation MAPNLSSDAPKFPSKPKHGEADVEAAAAAHGVDYLARAQWLRAAVLGANDGLVSVASLMIGVGAVNDGAREMLVSGLAGLVAGTCSMAVGEFVSVYAQYDIEVAHSERGGSDDSSSSSEVGRGGGGDEERLPSPTKAAAASALAFAVGAGLPLLSGAFVRPWAVRVAAVCAATSLGLAGFGAAGAYLGGANIVRSGLRVLLGGWLAMAATFAILRLFSLALKTHAAFA, via the coding sequence ATGGCTCCCAACCTCAGCTCCGACGCCCCTAAGTTCCCCTCCAAGCCGAAACACGGAGAGGCCGAcgtcgaggcagcggcggcggcccacGGCGTCGACTACCTGGCTCGTGCGCAGTGGCTCCGCGCCGCCGTCCTGGGCGCCAACGACGGGCTGGTGTCCGTGGCGTCCCTCATGATCGGCGTGGGCGCCGTCAACGACGGCGCGCGGGAGATGCTGGTGTCGGGTCTGGCGGGGCTCGTGGCCGGCACCTGCAGCATGGCCGTCGGCGAGTTCGTGTCCGTCTACGCGCAGTACGACATCGAGGTGGCGCACTCGGAGCGCGGCGGCAGcgacgacagcagcagcagcagcgaagttggccgcggcggaggcggagACGAGGAGAGGCTGCCGAGCCCGACGAAGGCCGCGGCCGCGTCGGCGCTGGCGTTCGCGGTCGGTGCGGGGCTGCCGCTGCTGTCGGGCGCCTTCGTGCGGCCCTGGGCGGTCAGGGTGGCGGCGGTGTGCGCGGCCACCAGCCTGGGCCTGGCCGGGTTCGGCGCGGCGGGCGCGTACCTGGGCGGCGCCAACATCGTCCGCTCCGGGCTCCGCGTGCTCCTGGGTGGctggctggccatggcggccacgttcGCGATCCTCAGGCTCTTCAGCTTGGCGCTCAAGACGCACGCCGCGTTCGCATAA